A genome region from Micromonospora inyonensis includes the following:
- a CDS encoding MurR/RpiR family transcriptional regulator, with protein MGQSHEPGGLIVHISGLLPSLSPAEQRVARLVVADPADAARRTITDLATAAETSEATVIRFCRSVGMNGYPQLRIRLAAEAARRVEPLDARVVGGDIPPGADLAQIIATIAFNDARAVEETAEQLDPAVCEQVVEAISHAGRIDIYGAGASGFVASDFQQKLHRIGRTAFYFPDVHTALTSAALLGRGDVAVGISHTGTTSDVIEVLEQARAQGALTVALTNYPRSPITEDADFVLTTAARETTYRSGAMASRLAQLTVVDCLFVGVAARNRARARKALEVTADAVKSHRVGSTRRKA; from the coding sequence GTGGGCCAGAGCCACGAGCCCGGTGGCCTGATCGTCCACATCAGCGGCCTGCTGCCCTCGCTCTCGCCGGCCGAGCAGCGGGTCGCCCGCCTGGTCGTCGCCGACCCGGCCGACGCCGCGCGCCGGACCATCACCGACCTCGCCACCGCCGCCGAGACATCGGAGGCGACGGTCATCCGGTTCTGTCGCTCGGTCGGCATGAACGGTTACCCGCAGCTGCGGATCCGACTCGCCGCCGAGGCGGCACGCCGGGTCGAGCCACTGGACGCACGGGTCGTCGGGGGTGACATCCCGCCCGGAGCCGACCTCGCCCAGATCATCGCCACCATCGCGTTCAACGACGCCCGCGCCGTCGAGGAGACGGCCGAGCAGCTCGACCCGGCCGTCTGCGAGCAGGTGGTGGAGGCGATCTCCCACGCCGGCCGGATCGACATCTACGGTGCCGGGGCCAGCGGATTCGTCGCCTCGGACTTCCAGCAGAAGCTCCACCGTATCGGTCGCACCGCCTTCTACTTCCCCGACGTGCACACCGCGCTCACCTCGGCCGCCCTGCTCGGCCGGGGTGACGTGGCGGTGGGCATCTCCCACACCGGGACGACCTCCGACGTGATCGAGGTGCTGGAACAGGCGCGCGCCCAGGGTGCCCTCACCGTCGCCCTGACCAACTACCCCCGGTCGCCGATCACCGAGGACGCGGACTTCGTCCTCACCACGGCGGCCCGTGAGACGACGTACCGCTCCGGGGCGATGGCCAGCCGCCTCGCCCAGCTCACCGTGGTCGACTGCCTCTTCGTCGGGGTCGCCGCCCGCAACCGTGCCCGGGCCCGGAAGGCCCTGGAGGTCACCGCCGACGCCGTCAAGTCCCACCGGGTCGGCTCCACCCGGAGGAAGGCATGA
- a CDS encoding NAD-dependent epimerase/dehydratase family protein, with protein sequence MRLLILGGTQFLGRAVARLALVQGHDVTCVARGTSGVPVPGVRFVAADRSDPAGLAPLDGERFDAAIDVTRWLDQAHHTLAALADRVDHWSFVSSISVYARFATPGGGVADTPLLPPAPAGVSGPGPDFQWYGECKVSIERAYAEAVERLFVCRAGLIVGPEDPSDRFPYWVRRLKAGGEVLAPGAPDDPVQYVDVDDLAAWLLHAAGTGLTGTYDGIGAAVPRAEALRGIAAGVGSPEPQLTWVDADFLQARDVRPWSGERSLPLWVPGAEWVGFLARDARPALAAGLVTRPVAESARRTLAWMDAEPGAVRQGGLDPAAEAAVLREWHADGRR encoded by the coding sequence ATGCGACTCCTCATCCTCGGTGGTACCCAATTCCTCGGCCGGGCGGTGGCACGGCTCGCCCTCGTGCAGGGGCACGACGTCACCTGCGTCGCCCGGGGCACCTCCGGTGTGCCGGTACCGGGCGTGCGCTTCGTGGCGGCGGACCGGTCCGACCCCGCCGGGCTCGCTCCGCTCGACGGCGAGCGGTTCGACGCGGCGATCGACGTGACCCGTTGGCTGGACCAGGCCCACCACACTCTCGCCGCGCTCGCCGACCGGGTCGACCACTGGTCCTTCGTCTCCAGCATCTCCGTCTACGCCCGCTTCGCGACCCCGGGCGGGGGCGTCGCGGACACCCCGCTGCTGCCACCCGCCCCGGCCGGCGTGTCCGGCCCCGGCCCGGATTTCCAGTGGTACGGCGAATGCAAGGTCAGCATCGAGCGGGCTTACGCCGAGGCGGTGGAGCGGCTCTTCGTCTGCCGGGCCGGCCTGATCGTCGGGCCGGAGGACCCGAGCGACCGGTTCCCCTACTGGGTGCGGCGGCTCAAAGCGGGCGGCGAGGTCCTCGCCCCCGGCGCACCGGACGATCCGGTGCAGTACGTCGACGTCGACGACCTGGCGGCCTGGCTGCTGCACGCGGCCGGGACCGGTCTGACCGGCACCTACGACGGCATCGGCGCGGCGGTGCCCCGGGCGGAGGCGCTGCGCGGGATCGCGGCCGGTGTCGGCTCGCCCGAACCGCAGTTGACCTGGGTGGATGCCGACTTCCTCCAGGCCCGGGACGTCCGTCCCTGGTCGGGGGAGCGGTCGCTCCCGTTGTGGGTGCCCGGCGCGGAGTGGGTCGGCTTCCTCGCCCGGGACGCCCGTCCCGCGCTCGCGGCCGGACTGGTCACCCGTCCGGTGGCGGAGAGCGCCCGGAGGACCCTGGCCTGGATGGACGCCGAGCCCGGGGCCGTCCGGCAGGGTGGACTCGACCCGGCGGCCGAGGCGGCCGTTCTACGGGAGTGGCACGCTGACGGTCGGCGGTGA
- a CDS encoding IS630 family transposase has product MLVVSRAAAPLALDPGQRELLESLARSRTAEHRLVQRAQVLLHAAAGVSNTDIAVLTGVTRMTVRAWRAEFAERGLTDLGKVAAGRGRKPSIPQAVIDQIVELTLHSRPEGATHWSCRSMAARVGVSKATVQRVWDARGLKPHLVETFKLSNDKRFEEKLVDVVGLYLNPPDKAVVLCMDEKSQIQALDRTQPSLPLKPGRAGTMTHDYKRHGTTTLFAALDVLTGKVIGKCFARHRHDEFLRFLRTIDTSVPRKLQIHMIVDNYGTHTHPNVKAWLAKHPRFHLHFTPTSSSWLNMVERWFAELTDKMIRRGVFRSVDDLVRAIEEYLRVHNDDPKPFVWTATAESILAKVRRGRVALQQTASQN; this is encoded by the coding sequence ATGCTGGTCGTGAGTCGTGCCGCTGCGCCATTGGCGCTTGATCCGGGCCAGCGTGAGCTGCTGGAGTCTCTGGCTAGGTCGCGGACCGCGGAGCACCGTCTGGTCCAGCGGGCGCAGGTGCTGCTGCACGCGGCCGCCGGGGTGTCCAACACCGACATCGCCGTGCTGACGGGGGTGACCCGGATGACGGTGAGGGCGTGGCGGGCGGAGTTCGCCGAGCGTGGGCTCACCGACCTGGGCAAGGTAGCGGCGGGTCGGGGCCGCAAGCCGTCGATCCCGCAGGCGGTGATCGACCAGATCGTGGAACTGACGCTGCATTCGCGGCCCGAGGGGGCCACGCATTGGTCGTGCCGGTCGATGGCGGCCAGGGTCGGCGTGTCGAAGGCTACTGTGCAGCGGGTATGGGACGCGCGGGGGCTCAAGCCGCACCTGGTGGAGACGTTCAAGCTGTCGAACGACAAGCGGTTCGAGGAGAAACTCGTCGACGTCGTGGGCCTGTACCTGAACCCGCCGGACAAGGCCGTGGTCTTGTGCATGGACGAGAAATCGCAGATCCAGGCGTTGGACCGTACCCAGCCGAGCCTGCCACTCAAGCCCGGTCGGGCCGGCACGATGACCCATGACTACAAACGGCATGGCACCACGACACTGTTCGCGGCACTGGACGTGCTGACCGGCAAGGTCATCGGCAAGTGCTTCGCCCGGCACCGCCATGACGAGTTCCTGCGCTTCCTGCGCACTATCGACACGTCGGTTCCCCGCAAGCTGCAGATCCACATGATCGTCGACAACTACGGCACCCACACCCACCCGAACGTCAAGGCCTGGCTGGCCAAGCATCCGCGCTTCCACCTGCACTTCACCCCAACCAGCTCGTCCTGGCTGAACATGGTCGAGCGTTGGTTCGCCGAACTGACCGACAAGATGATCCGCCGTGGCGTGTTCCGCAGCGTGGATGACCTCGTCAGAGCGATCGAGGAGTACCTGCGGGTGCACAACGACGACCCGAAGCCGTTCGTATGGACCGCGACCGCCGAATCGATCCTGGCCAAGGTCCGGCGTGGACGCGTCGCCCTCCAACAAACGGCTAGCCAAAACTGA
- a CDS encoding SDR family NAD(P)-dependent oxidoreductase translates to MAERSVLVTGGTGGLGGAVTAAFAAAGWRVVVADLRPAEDDGSLAVAADLTDPAGAARAVEVAAGEPAAPLRAVVNLVGGYASGGLVHETPIEEFDRMLTLNLRPTYLVTRAALPRLTAAGGGAVVCVSARAALAPFPGVAGYVTAKAAVLAFANAVAVEYRASGVRCNTVLPSVIDTPANRAAQPDADHSRWVAPAEIAPVVRFLASDESAPTSGAAVPVHGRA, encoded by the coding sequence ATGGCGGAGCGGAGCGTACTGGTCACGGGTGGCACGGGCGGGCTGGGTGGCGCGGTGACCGCCGCCTTCGCGGCAGCGGGCTGGCGGGTGGTGGTGGCCGATCTGCGTCCGGCCGAGGACGACGGATCGCTCGCCGTCGCCGCCGATCTCACCGACCCGGCCGGAGCGGCCCGCGCGGTGGAGGTGGCCGCGGGCGAGCCGGCGGCGCCGCTGCGCGCGGTGGTCAACCTGGTCGGCGGGTACGCCAGCGGCGGGCTGGTGCACGAGACGCCGATCGAGGAGTTCGACCGGATGCTCACCCTGAACCTGCGCCCGACGTACCTGGTCACCCGGGCGGCACTGCCCCGGCTGACGGCGGCCGGAGGCGGCGCGGTGGTCTGCGTGTCGGCACGGGCCGCGCTCGCGCCCTTCCCCGGGGTGGCCGGCTACGTGACCGCCAAGGCGGCGGTGCTGGCGTTCGCCAACGCGGTCGCGGTGGAGTACCGCGCGAGCGGGGTGCGCTGCAACACCGTCCTGCCGAGCGTGATCGACACTCCGGCCAACCGGGCCGCCCAGCCCGACGCCGACCACAGCCGGTGGGTCGCCCCGGCGGAGATCGCCCCGGTGGTGCGCTTCCTGGCCAGCGACGAGTCCGCGCCGACCAGCGGCGCGGCGGTCCCGGTGCACGGCCGCGCCTGA
- a CDS encoding dTMP kinase: MARSLRARRGGARLRAVALIGIDGSGKTTQAHRLADALTVAGLPATYHRNAGGRAWLGRLAQRLGRRDAQGLLGNRGMLAVESVLRWLAIARALLGALLTGRTAVMDRYAVCQYASIRAHDGRRGERLARLAYRLFPSPQVTFLLTVDPREAYRRIERRGTDHEPIDYLRAADAAYRSLPEFPTFVVIDANRTPDEVTRQIRDHLAAWLRATGSPVTRTPLLTPLAAPAHP, translated from the coding sequence GTGGCCAGATCACTGCGGGCGCGGCGCGGCGGGGCCCGGCTGCGCGCCGTCGCTCTGATCGGCATCGACGGCTCGGGCAAGACGACCCAGGCGCACCGGCTCGCCGACGCCCTCACCGTGGCCGGGCTGCCGGCCACCTACCACCGCAACGCGGGCGGACGCGCCTGGCTCGGCCGGCTCGCCCAGCGGCTCGGTCGCCGGGACGCCCAGGGACTGCTCGGCAACCGCGGCATGCTCGCCGTCGAATCGGTGCTGCGGTGGCTCGCCATCGCGCGGGCGCTGCTCGGCGCCCTGCTCACCGGCCGGACGGCGGTGATGGACCGGTACGCCGTCTGCCAGTACGCCAGCATCCGCGCCCACGACGGTCGGCGCGGTGAGCGGCTGGCCCGACTGGCCTACCGCCTCTTTCCGTCGCCGCAGGTCACCTTCCTGCTCACGGTCGATCCAAGGGAGGCGTACCGGCGGATCGAACGGCGCGGCACCGACCACGAACCGATCGACTACCTCCGGGCGGCCGACGCGGCGTACCGGTCGCTGCCGGAGTTCCCGACGTTCGTGGTGATCGACGCCAACCGGACCCCGGACGAGGTGACCCGGCAGATCCGCGACCACCTGGCGGCCTGGCTCCGGGCGACCGGGTCGCCGGTGACCCGGACACCCCTGCTCACCCCGCTGGCGGCCCCCGCCCACCCGTGA